In one Bryobacteraceae bacterium genomic region, the following are encoded:
- a CDS encoding carbohydrate-binding family 9-like protein has protein sequence MLQRLTILALASSAALAEQAVMPSFRASEDFDLTANPLSANWRGVPGVETSNDRYGKPVAGARTEIRSRWTGANLYFLFVSDFERMNLRSKPERITETFGIWENDVVEVFIGHDLERINRYKEFEVTPQEEWVDLDVDKDRQGRPTDWLWNSGMSARSFVDQERKRWYCEIRIPWTAIDPREIKAGNELRLNLYRIEGNNPDRKYIAWRPVGNPSYHTPKAFGRLRLQ, from the coding sequence ATGTTGCAGCGATTGACGATTCTGGCATTGGCCAGCTCAGCGGCGTTGGCCGAGCAGGCGGTGATGCCAAGTTTTCGAGCGTCCGAGGATTTCGATCTGACCGCGAATCCGTTGTCGGCGAACTGGCGGGGCGTGCCGGGCGTCGAAACGTCGAACGACCGTTATGGGAAGCCGGTGGCGGGAGCGCGAACGGAAATCCGTTCGCGATGGACCGGGGCCAACCTGTATTTCTTGTTCGTGAGCGATTTCGAGCGGATGAACCTGCGTTCGAAGCCGGAGCGGATCACGGAGACGTTCGGCATCTGGGAGAACGATGTCGTCGAGGTATTCATCGGCCATGATCTGGAGCGGATCAACCGGTACAAGGAGTTCGAGGTGACGCCGCAGGAGGAATGGGTGGACCTGGATGTGGACAAGGACCGTCAGGGGCGGCCGACGGACTGGTTGTGGAATTCGGGGATGTCGGCGCGTTCCTTCGTGGATCAAGAGCGGAAGCGGTGGTACTGCGAAATCCGGATTCCGTGGACGGCGATTGACCCGAGGGAGATCAAGGCGGGGAACGAATTGCGGTTGAACTTGTATCGGATCGAGGGGAATAATCCGGACCGGAAATACATCGCTTGGCGGCCGGTGGGAAATCCGTCGTACCACACGCCGAAGGCGTTCGGGCGGCTGCGGTTGCAATAA
- a CDS encoding YtxH domain-containing protein, which yields MKAKGLSMADTDNDSRAIWFLAGAAIGATVALLFAPQSGEETRRIIKDQANRGKDRLSESGRDLADRSRELYDKGRRIADEAAELFDRGKRMAQS from the coding sequence ATGAAAGCGAAAGGACTTTCCATGGCCGACACCGACAATGATTCCCGCGCGATCTGGTTCCTGGCCGGGGCCGCGATCGGAGCCACAGTCGCCCTTCTCTTCGCACCCCAATCGGGCGAGGAGACGCGGCGTATCATCAAGGATCAGGCGAATCGCGGCAAGGACCGTCTCAGCGAATCCGGCCGCGACCTCGCGGATCGAAGCCGCGAGTTGTACGACAAGGGCCGCAGAATCGCCGACGAAGCCGCGGAACTCTTCGACCGCGGCAAGCGCATGGCCCAAAGCTAA
- the uvrC gene encoding excinuclease ABC subunit UvrC gives MYRTSLKMDLREKASQLPPAPGVYLYKDGGGAVLYVGKAKSLRARVRSYFTEDRLADSRTGTLISEARDIHYILVDNEKEALALENNLIKQYKPRFNVLLRDDKTYPYIRITHEKYPRVYVTRRLQRGQTYFGPYFPGNLAHRLVDFIHRNFKVPSCRVDLTRTHPQPCLEFHIHRCLGPCVEGLTTDDAYAGAVRDTRMFLEGRNRDLARQLKERMEAAAEGLEFERAAALRDLLSTVEELEEKQKMAAASGDNTDILAVYAEPPLVAANLFHLRNGRIVDRRDFYWEEQHDFDSAEFTSALLKQVYLESRYLPDQVHVPADFEDRELLEELFTEKRARRFRIVTPQRGEKKHMLELVETNARHSFEQRFRVLAPTRDAIREAARDALGLAALPERIECFDISHLQGTDTVASMVVWEKGRMKKSDYRKFIIRSHDRNDDFASMREVVTRRYGRLREEEKPMPSLVLIDGGLGQLHAAAEALEALGVVNQPLASIAKKEEIIYVFGQEDEPVVLDRFSPVLHLIQTIRDEAHRFAVTFHRERRGAKRLASELGEIKGVGPETRKKLLRGLGSVEAVRAASEEALAAVVGKAAARRIRDHFGQEPVEAGAEAPAGVQ, from the coding sequence TTGTACCGGACCTCGCTCAAGATGGACCTTCGGGAGAAAGCCTCGCAGTTGCCGCCCGCGCCGGGCGTGTATCTGTACAAAGACGGGGGCGGCGCCGTGCTCTATGTAGGCAAGGCGAAGAGTCTGCGGGCGCGCGTGCGGAGCTATTTCACCGAAGACCGGCTCGCCGATTCGCGCACGGGCACGCTCATTTCCGAGGCGCGGGACATCCACTACATCCTTGTTGACAACGAGAAGGAAGCTCTGGCGCTCGAGAACAATCTCATCAAGCAGTACAAGCCTCGCTTCAATGTGCTGCTGCGCGACGACAAAACATACCCGTATATCCGGATCACGCACGAAAAGTATCCGCGCGTGTACGTGACGCGGCGGCTGCAGCGGGGGCAGACCTACTTCGGTCCGTACTTCCCTGGAAACCTGGCGCATCGGCTGGTGGACTTCATTCACCGGAACTTCAAGGTGCCGTCGTGCCGGGTGGACCTGACGCGGACGCATCCGCAGCCGTGCCTGGAGTTCCACATCCACCGCTGTCTGGGTCCGTGCGTGGAAGGGCTGACGACGGACGACGCCTATGCCGGGGCCGTGCGCGATACGCGGATGTTCCTGGAGGGGCGCAACCGCGATTTGGCGCGGCAGTTGAAAGAGCGGATGGAAGCGGCCGCGGAGGGCTTGGAGTTCGAACGGGCGGCGGCGCTGCGGGATCTGTTGTCGACGGTGGAGGAACTGGAAGAAAAGCAAAAGATGGCGGCGGCGTCGGGGGATAACACCGATATTCTCGCCGTGTACGCGGAGCCGCCGCTGGTGGCGGCCAACCTGTTCCATTTGCGGAACGGGCGGATCGTGGACCGGCGGGACTTCTACTGGGAGGAGCAGCACGACTTCGACAGCGCCGAGTTCACCTCCGCGCTGCTGAAGCAGGTCTATCTCGAGAGCCGTTACCTGCCGGACCAGGTGCACGTGCCGGCCGACTTCGAAGACCGCGAGCTGCTCGAGGAACTGTTCACTGAGAAGCGGGCGCGTCGATTCCGCATCGTGACGCCGCAGCGGGGCGAGAAGAAGCACATGCTCGAACTGGTGGAGACCAACGCCAGGCACAGCTTCGAGCAGCGGTTCCGGGTGCTGGCGCCGACGCGCGACGCGATTCGGGAAGCGGCCCGCGACGCTCTGGGGCTCGCGGCGCTGCCGGAGCGGATCGAGTGCTTCGACATCTCGCATCTGCAGGGCACCGATACGGTGGCGAGCATGGTGGTTTGGGAGAAGGGGCGGATGAAGAAATCCGACTATCGGAAGTTCATCATTCGCTCGCATGACCGTAACGACGATTTCGCGTCGATGCGGGAGGTGGTGACGCGGCGCTATGGCCGGCTGCGCGAGGAGGAGAAGCCGATGCCGTCGCTGGTGCTGATCGACGGCGGGCTGGGGCAACTGCACGCGGCGGCGGAGGCGCTCGAAGCGCTGGGTGTGGTCAACCAGCCGCTGGCGTCGATCGCGAAGAAGGAAGAGATCATTTACGTGTTCGGGCAGGAGGACGAGCCGGTGGTGCTTGACCGGTTCTCGCCCGTGCTGCACCTGATCCAGACGATCCGCGACGAGGCGCACCGGTTCGCGGTGACGTTCCACCGGGAGAGGCGCGGGGCCAAGCGGCTGGCGAGCGAATTGGGGGAGATCAAGGGCGTGGGTCCGGAGACGCGGAAGAAACTGCTGCGCGGGCTGGGAAGCGTGGAGGCGGTGCGCGCGGCGAGCGAGGAAGCGCTGGCGGCGGTGGTGGGCAAGGCGGCGGCGCGGCGCATCCGGGATCACTTTGGGCAGGAGCCAGTGGAGGCGGGGGCGGAGGCGCCGGCTGGCGTACAATGA
- a CDS encoding Hsp70 family protein: protein MRLGIDFGTTRIVVAAADRGNYPIVGFDTPSGDRYGWYPALIAFDGGHNLFGWEAWQAQERSTAVVIRSIKRYLQDAGPLTEVQIPGHTARMIDLLTSLCQALRRALVSSSSVVLSPGEPLEIHLGVPANANGNQRFLTVEAFRRAGFHVLGLLNEPSAASIEYGHAVRSKQIGRPKDVILVYDLGGGTFDASLVELDDSRHEVVASEGIPSLGGDDFDELLADLALDKAGIETSRREAMSQIEWFRLLDECRLRKEAVNPNTRKIVVDLETVNEEWPAVSIPVGDFYERCQPMVEETLHATDDLFRDREEAIESVYVAGGASELPLVARMLRERYGRKVRRSAHAQSSTAIGLAIQSDSHAGFSLRERFTRTFGVWREAEAGHTVIFDPLFLKGTPLPTEGEAALAVVRRYYPAHNIGHFRYLECSRLTGEGRPSGEVTLWDEILFPFDPALQSHPTLGDVPVVRQDCHGQEVEERYDCDAGGSVTVTIHNLTAGYKRVYPLGRWSVSAPPVVPGRKRARKTAAARK from the coding sequence GTGAGACTCGGCATTGACTTCGGCACCACCCGCATCGTGGTGGCTGCCGCTGACAGAGGGAACTACCCGATCGTTGGTTTCGACACGCCCTCCGGTGACCGCTACGGTTGGTACCCCGCCCTGATTGCCTTCGACGGGGGCCACAACCTGTTTGGGTGGGAGGCCTGGCAGGCCCAGGAGCGCAGCACCGCCGTAGTCATCCGTTCTATTAAGCGTTACCTGCAAGACGCCGGCCCGCTCACGGAAGTTCAGATTCCCGGGCACACCGCCCGCATGATTGACCTGCTTACCAGCCTCTGCCAAGCGCTCCGCCGCGCTCTCGTTTCCTCTTCGAGTGTCGTCCTTTCGCCCGGCGAACCGCTCGAAATTCACCTCGGAGTACCGGCCAACGCCAACGGCAACCAGCGCTTCCTTACCGTCGAAGCCTTTCGCCGCGCGGGTTTCCACGTTCTCGGGCTGCTGAACGAACCCTCCGCCGCCAGCATCGAATACGGTCACGCCGTCCGCTCGAAGCAAATCGGCCGTCCCAAGGACGTCATCCTCGTTTACGACCTTGGCGGAGGCACCTTCGACGCCTCCCTCGTCGAACTCGACGACTCGCGCCACGAAGTCGTCGCGAGCGAAGGCATCCCTTCCCTCGGCGGCGACGATTTCGACGAACTGCTTGCCGATCTGGCGCTCGACAAAGCCGGCATCGAAACTTCCCGGCGCGAGGCCATGTCGCAGATCGAGTGGTTCCGCCTCCTCGACGAGTGTCGTCTTCGCAAGGAAGCCGTCAACCCGAACACACGCAAGATCGTCGTCGATCTGGAAACGGTCAACGAGGAGTGGCCGGCCGTTTCCATCCCCGTCGGTGACTTCTACGAGCGATGCCAACCGATGGTCGAAGAGACGCTCCACGCCACCGATGATCTGTTTCGCGACCGCGAAGAGGCCATCGAATCCGTTTACGTCGCCGGCGGCGCGAGTGAACTGCCCCTGGTCGCCCGCATGCTTCGCGAACGCTACGGGCGCAAGGTGCGGCGCTCGGCCCACGCCCAATCCTCCACCGCCATCGGGCTCGCGATTCAATCCGATTCCCACGCCGGATTCTCACTTCGCGAACGGTTCACCCGAACCTTCGGCGTGTGGCGCGAAGCCGAAGCCGGGCACACCGTCATATTCGACCCGCTTTTTCTCAAGGGAACTCCGCTTCCCACCGAAGGCGAAGCCGCCTTGGCCGTTGTCCGCCGCTACTACCCGGCGCACAACATCGGTCACTTCCGCTACCTGGAGTGCAGCCGTCTCACCGGCGAAGGCCGCCCCTCCGGCGAGGTGACCCTTTGGGACGAAATCCTCTTCCCCTTCGACCCCGCACTCCAGAGCCATCCCACTCTCGGTGACGTTCCCGTCGTCCGCCAGGATTGCCACGGCCAGGAGGTCGAAGAGCGCTACGACTGCGATGCCGGCGGTTCGGTGACGGTGACCATCCACAACCTCACCGCGGGTTACAAGCGCGTCTACCCGCTCGGCCGATGGTCGGTTTCCGCCCCGCCGGTTGTCCCGGGCAGGAAGCGCGCCCGCAAAACCGCCGCCGCTCGAAAGTAG
- a CDS encoding cytochrome c → MNLRILIGTSAFVMAFQAAAIGQSVEEYQPLMRAAAGANGKLQKTVGTDLAAAPALAADVKSAYKALEDFWAKHKVADAQEMSKKGQEAADEVATAAKAGNQQEAVAAAKKIGATCQGCHMAHRDKGADGKFIIK, encoded by the coding sequence ATGAACCTACGAATCCTAATCGGAACGAGTGCCTTCGTGATGGCCTTTCAAGCGGCCGCGATCGGACAATCCGTCGAAGAGTACCAACCGCTGATGCGCGCCGCGGCCGGGGCAAACGGCAAGCTCCAGAAGACGGTCGGTACCGACCTTGCCGCCGCACCGGCGCTCGCCGCCGATGTGAAATCCGCCTACAAAGCCCTTGAGGACTTCTGGGCGAAGCACAAAGTCGCCGATGCCCAGGAGATGTCGAAGAAGGGGCAGGAAGCCGCGGATGAAGTGGCCACGGCCGCCAAGGCCGGGAATCAGCAGGAGGCCGTCGCGGCGGCGAAGAAGATCGGCGCCACCTGCCAGGGTTGCCACATGGCTCACCGGGACAAAGGCGCGGACGGTAAGTTCATCATCAAGTAG
- the cax gene encoding calcium/proton exchanger, producing the protein MRDILRPSLNWFLVCIPAALWIEHAAPQSHLAVFAAACLSILPLAGWLGRATEHLAARTGEGIGGLLNATFGNAAELIIALIALRKGLYDVVKASLTGSIIGNILLVMGAAFLAGGLKHRTQSFNPAGARTQATILTLAVIALIVPAAFHHIGGSAHMTDLRGAEADLSIEISVVLLVTYAASLLFTLHTHKQLFSGSGHAEDNGHEHAWSVGKALAVLFGATALIAWMSEVLVGSVEQAAHSLGMTSVFVGVIVVAIIGNAAEHSTAIMVALKNRMELSMGIAVGSSIQIALFVAPVLVLASRVIGPRPMDLVFTPAEVIATGLAVAIAGQVSRDGESNWFEGVQLLAVYLILGILFYFLPETQHR; encoded by the coding sequence ATGCGCGACATCCTGCGTCCGTCGCTGAATTGGTTCCTCGTGTGCATTCCGGCGGCGCTTTGGATCGAGCACGCCGCGCCGCAATCGCATCTGGCTGTCTTCGCCGCCGCTTGCTTGTCGATCCTTCCGCTCGCCGGTTGGCTCGGCCGCGCCACGGAACATCTCGCCGCGCGCACGGGCGAAGGCATCGGCGGCCTTCTCAACGCCACCTTCGGCAACGCCGCCGAACTGATCATCGCGCTCATCGCGTTGCGCAAGGGGCTCTACGACGTGGTCAAGGCCTCGCTCACCGGGTCTATCATCGGCAACATCCTGCTGGTGATGGGCGCGGCGTTCCTGGCCGGCGGCCTCAAGCACCGAACCCAGTCTTTCAATCCGGCCGGCGCACGCACGCAAGCCACCATCCTCACTCTCGCCGTCATCGCGCTGATCGTACCGGCCGCTTTCCACCACATCGGCGGGTCCGCGCACATGACCGATCTTCGCGGCGCTGAAGCCGACCTCAGCATTGAAATCTCGGTCGTGCTTCTGGTCACCTACGCCGCGAGCCTCCTGTTCACCCTGCACACCCACAAGCAGCTTTTCTCCGGCTCCGGCCACGCCGAAGACAACGGGCATGAGCACGCCTGGAGCGTGGGCAAGGCGCTCGCCGTCCTGTTCGGAGCCACCGCCCTCATCGCCTGGATGAGCGAAGTCCTCGTCGGCTCCGTGGAGCAGGCCGCGCACAGCCTCGGAATGACCAGCGTGTTCGTCGGCGTCATTGTCGTCGCCATCATCGGCAACGCCGCCGAGCACTCCACGGCCATCATGGTCGCGCTCAAGAACCGTATGGAGTTGAGCATGGGCATCGCCGTTGGCAGCAGCATTCAGATCGCGTTGTTCGTCGCGCCCGTCCTGGTGCTTGCCAGCCGCGTCATCGGGCCGCGTCCGATGGACCTCGTGTTCACGCCGGCCGAAGTCATCGCCACCGGACTGGCCGTCGCCATCGCCGGGCAAGTGTCGCGGGACGGCGAATCGAACTGGTTCGAAGGCGTGCAACTGCTCGCCGTGTACCTGATTCTCGGCATCCTTTTTTACTTCCTGCCGGAAACGCAGCACCGTTAG
- a CDS encoding tetratricopeptide repeat protein: MPRAVFLLFLAAALALNGDDRKPPPEKSAPPAAEQTPAEPPEEDVTLAEKEYAFNPLQAQKELTVGNFYFKKGSYAAAAARFLEATRWNPAFADAYLRLAETHEKMGNKEKAREAYAQFLEAAPDHKRAAAIKKKLGR; this comes from the coding sequence GTGCCACGGGCTGTTTTTCTGCTGTTCCTCGCGGCTGCGCTCGCACTGAACGGTGACGACCGCAAGCCGCCGCCGGAGAAATCAGCCCCGCCGGCCGCCGAACAAACGCCCGCCGAGCCTCCCGAGGAAGACGTCACCCTCGCCGAAAAAGAGTACGCCTTCAACCCGCTTCAGGCACAGAAGGAACTCACCGTCGGCAACTTCTACTTCAAGAAGGGCAGCTATGCCGCCGCCGCCGCCCGCTTTCTCGAAGCCACGCGCTGGAACCCGGCCTTCGCCGACGCCTACCTCCGCCTCGCCGAAACGCACGAGAAGATGGGCAACAAGGAAAAGGCGCGCGAAGCCTACGCGCAGTTCCTCGAAGCCGCCCCCGACCACAAGCGCGCCGCCGCCATCAAAAAGAAGCTCGGCCGCTGA
- a CDS encoding DUF1572 domain-containing protein translates to MALEFTTSYLEDSLTLFRQYKTLAERAMAQVSDTDLFRELSPEANSIAIVVKHMAGNMRSRWTDFLTTDGEKPDRNRDTEFVDPPATREALMAVWEQGWSRLFTALEPLSDANLGRTVHIRGEAHSVMQAINRQMAHYCNHVGQIVMLAKHFAGPRWKALTVPRNRSAEFNAKVAAGELSQR, encoded by the coding sequence ATGGCGCTCGAATTCACAACCTCCTATCTCGAGGATTCGCTCACCCTGTTCCGGCAGTACAAGACTCTCGCCGAACGCGCCATGGCGCAGGTCAGCGACACGGACCTATTCCGCGAGCTGAGTCCGGAAGCCAATTCGATCGCGATCGTGGTGAAGCACATGGCCGGCAACATGCGTTCCCGGTGGACCGATTTCCTCACCACCGACGGCGAGAAACCGGATCGCAATCGCGACACGGAGTTCGTCGACCCGCCGGCGACGCGAGAAGCACTCATGGCTGTGTGGGAGCAGGGATGGAGCCGCCTGTTCACCGCGCTCGAGCCGCTCTCCGACGCCAACCTTGGCCGCACCGTCCACATCCGCGGCGAGGCCCATTCGGTGATGCAGGCCATCAACCGGCAGATGGCCCACTACTGCAATCACGTGGGCCAGATCGTGATGCTGGCCAAGCATTTCGCCGGACCCCGCTGGAAAGCTCTCACGGTGCCGCGCAATCGCTCCGCCGAGTTCAACGCCAAGGTCGCCGCCGGAGAGTTGAGCCAGCGCTGA